One Bacteroidia bacterium genomic region harbors:
- a CDS encoding PspC domain-containing protein: MKQIFQEYFNPFQEENVFLDQSKDFTTRLNEVQEIQKKEQSKELRSFTAFGLIFAVAAFLMILQFLGISNTYSDFSVIIWIALFSATIYTIKRIKSNPLVPLYEELEFAWRKVYARANQTSVEYKKPYRPKVIMGVAANIAEKLGINPSIVRLLLVILLFIPFLGGGIFISYFILGITQQKKENYLSR, translated from the coding sequence ATGAAGCAGATTTTTCAAGAATATTTTAATCCATTTCAGGAAGAAAATGTTTTTTTAGATCAAAGTAAAGACTTTACTACCAGACTGAATGAGGTTCAAGAGATACAGAAAAAGGAGCAAAGTAAAGAGTTACGCTCTTTTACTGCTTTTGGGCTGATTTTTGCTGTTGCTGCTTTCTTAATGATTTTACAGTTTTTGGGTATTAGTAACACCTACTCGGATTTTAGCGTAATAATATGGATAGCTTTGTTTTCGGCAACTATTTATACCATAAAACGAATTAAGAGTAACCCTTTGGTACCTTTATACGAGGAGTTGGAATTTGCTTGGCGGAAAGTTTATGCACGAGCCAACCAAACTTCTGTGGAATATAAAAAACCATATCGGCCGAAAGTCATTATGGGTGTTGCGGCGAATATTGCCGAAAAATTAGGCATCAACCCATCAATAGTGCGATTGCTACTTGTTATATTGTTATTTATTCCTTTTTTAGGGGGCGGAATTTTTATATCATACTTTATCTTGGGAATCACACAACAGAAAAAGGAAAATTATCTAAGTAGGTAA
- the galK gene encoding galactokinase → MLTVFAPGRINLIGEHTDYNQGYCIPLTLWLGITVSAHFIEEQQIELSSDYERTNEPCFHRFLYSENWVKQNHWTDYCIGVIAELRKYISISVGISLHFSSTLPAGSGLSSSAALEICTARAVIQLLDQNLTSIEIAKLCQKAENEFVGVNCGILDQLAIADGMSGYCTFIDTQNLSTQKTLFDIPKGFLTIINSQITRELTNSAYNIRRKECEQAVAAIQKYGFQIQSLRDANEKMISCIKEPVLYARAKHVVSENSRVLSAWAAIQQKDWNQLGKIWVESHLSLQNDYEVSCEALDFWVNTVLKLPGSLGARMTGAGFGGCIIALIDPKILNSNWNLIAAEYYEKFGIEPTRITTNA, encoded by the coding sequence ATGCTTACCGTATTTGCACCGGGACGCATTAATTTGATTGGAGAACATACTGATTACAATCAGGGATACTGCATTCCGCTAACTCTCTGGTTAGGAATTACGGTATCTGCGCACTTCATAGAGGAACAACAAATAGAATTATCCTCTGATTATGAACGTACGAATGAGCCTTGCTTTCACCGATTTTTATATTCAGAAAACTGGGTTAAACAAAATCATTGGACAGATTATTGTATCGGTGTAATAGCTGAATTACGTAAGTATATTTCGATTTCAGTTGGAATTTCACTCCATTTTAGCTCTACGTTACCGGCCGGAAGTGGCCTTTCTTCATCCGCAGCCTTAGAAATCTGTACAGCACGCGCAGTAATTCAACTTTTAGACCAAAATCTAACTTCTATTGAAATTGCAAAATTATGCCAAAAAGCTGAAAATGAATTTGTGGGAGTAAACTGCGGCATCTTAGATCAATTAGCAATTGCTGACGGAATGAGTGGATACTGTACCTTTATTGATACCCAAAATCTTTCTACACAAAAAACGCTTTTCGATATTCCAAAAGGTTTTTTAACTATCATTAACTCACAGATAACCAGAGAACTAACTAATTCTGCCTATAATATTCGTAGAAAAGAATGTGAACAAGCCGTTGCTGCTATCCAAAAATATGGCTTCCAAATTCAATCTTTAAGAGATGCTAACGAGAAGATGATAAGTTGCATAAAAGAACCTGTTTTGTATGCAAGAGCCAAGCATGTAGTTTCTGAAAATTCGCGAGTACTTAGTGCTTGGGCTGCTATTCAGCAAAAAGACTGGAATCAGTTGGGAAAAATCTGGGTAGAATCGCATTTATCATTGCAAAATGACTATGAAGTAAGTTGCGAAGCCTTAGATTTTTGGGTTAATACAGTTTTAAAATTACCCGGAAGTTTGGGTGCCCGAATGACCGGAGCCGGCTTTGGAGGCTGTATCATCGCCCTAATAGACCCCAAGATACTCAACTCAAACTGGAATTTAATAGCCGCTGAATATTATGAGAAATTTGGAATAGAGCCTACCCGAATCACAACAAACGCCTAA
- a CDS encoding NifU family protein: MVNLIQRVEQALDTVRPHLQSDGGDVRLHQITSDLTVELELLGSCGSCSMSHMTMKAGVEEIIKKLVPEVKKVVTI; the protein is encoded by the coding sequence ATGGTAAATTTAATTCAACGTGTTGAGCAGGCGTTAGATACTGTGCGCCCACATTTACAGTCTGACGGAGGGGACGTTCGTCTGCACCAAATTACGTCAGACTTAACCGTAGAATTAGAGTTACTTGGCTCGTGCGGTTCTTGCTCCATGAGCCACATGACCATGAAAGCCGGCGTAGAAGAAATAATCAAAAAATTAGTTCCCGAAGTAAAAAAAGTTGTAACTATTTGA
- a CDS encoding glycosyltransferase family 39 protein produces the protein MNTSNQARFSNRSRFTDWLFLFVLCGISFLLGLGRNQLFDWDEINFAESAREMLVSGNYFQVQIDFKPFWEKPPLFFWLQAGCMHLFGVNEMAARLPNAIIGIIVILSLYRFGSQLVNVQFGRLVAGFYVASLLPHLYFKSGIIDPVFNFFIFLGIINLVRFEQVFSKREASSKYIRWTAPLYAGFWLGLATLTKGPVALLIVGLTYFGYACWFFQVRSFLTGVIRMLISYTVVVGSWFGVETYVHGTWFVEKFLHYQIELFTQPVAGHEQPFYYHFIVFLIGCFPMSLFAFRGMFPERLNLETRILKTIMFLWFWVVMIIFSISQTKIVHYSSMTYYPGAFLAAFYVAKLMYENKHPAWEVFLGYIVLILGVSAALITVPYLGMHPELILSRIHDKFISAALSLPLSWSYWDMLAGISFVIIGTIALYFIISKQYEKFVYAFMINTAISLNLVNEYIVPKIAQYTQGPAIQFFREQDSRSELAIPVGYKSYAHYFYGKTTPEKSKLQDNPDFILSEQFQNPVYVSAKVNDREEVMTRFSNLKLWYSSGGYDFYVKPSLAKNKGS, from the coding sequence GTGAATACGAGTAACCAAGCCCGTTTTAGCAACCGGTCCCGTTTTACAGATTGGCTTTTCCTATTTGTTCTATGCGGAATATCTTTTCTGTTAGGGCTCGGGCGAAACCAACTCTTTGATTGGGACGAAATCAATTTTGCGGAATCTGCACGCGAGATGTTGGTTTCCGGTAACTATTTTCAGGTTCAAATTGATTTTAAGCCTTTTTGGGAGAAACCCCCATTATTTTTCTGGCTACAAGCCGGCTGTATGCATCTTTTTGGAGTTAATGAAATGGCGGCAAGACTACCAAACGCTATTATCGGAATTATCGTGATTTTATCTTTATATAGATTTGGTTCTCAATTAGTTAATGTTCAATTTGGCCGTTTGGTTGCAGGCTTTTACGTTGCCAGTTTATTGCCACATCTGTATTTTAAAAGCGGAATTATAGACCCGGTTTTTAACTTCTTTATATTTTTAGGAATCATCAACTTAGTTCGTTTTGAGCAAGTTTTTAGTAAAAGAGAGGCATCTTCTAAATATATTCGTTGGACAGCTCCGTTGTATGCCGGCTTTTGGCTTGGATTGGCTACGCTAACCAAAGGTCCAGTAGCTCTACTCATAGTTGGCTTAACGTACTTTGGCTATGCCTGTTGGTTTTTTCAGGTTCGTTCTTTTTTGACAGGAGTCATACGAATGCTTATTTCCTACACTGTAGTTGTGGGAAGTTGGTTCGGTGTTGAAACATACGTCCACGGTACTTGGTTTGTAGAAAAATTTCTTCATTACCAAATTGAATTATTTACCCAACCGGTTGCCGGGCACGAGCAGCCTTTTTATTACCATTTTATAGTATTTTTGATTGGTTGTTTTCCCATGTCATTATTTGCTTTTCGCGGTATGTTTCCGGAGAGGCTTAATCTTGAAACCCGTATTTTAAAAACCATCATGTTTTTGTGGTTTTGGGTTGTGATGATTATTTTTTCTATCTCTCAAACCAAGATAGTTCATTATTCTTCAATGACTTATTACCCCGGTGCATTTTTGGCAGCTTTCTATGTAGCTAAATTAATGTATGAAAATAAGCATCCTGCATGGGAAGTTTTTTTGGGCTACATTGTTCTGATCTTGGGCGTTAGTGCAGCATTAATAACCGTTCCGTATTTAGGGATGCACCCTGAACTTATCCTTTCTCGTATTCATGATAAGTTTATTTCTGCTGCGTTATCTTTGCCGTTATCATGGAGCTACTGGGATATGCTTGCCGGAATCTCCTTTGTAATAATCGGAACTATTGCTCTCTATTTCATAATTTCTAAACAATATGAAAAATTTGTGTACGCTTTTATGATTAATACCGCTATATCCTTAAATTTAGTGAATGAATATATTGTTCCTAAAATAGCACAATACACACAAGGGCCTGCTATACAGTTTTTTAGAGAACAAGATTCAAGGTCTGAACTTGCTATTCCTGTTGGTTACAAGAGCTATGCGCACTATTTTTACGGGAAAACTACCCCCGAAAAATCAAAACTTCAAGATAACCCTGACTTTATTTTATCCGAACAATTTCAAAACCCCGTTTATGTTTCTGCAAAAGTTAATGACCGTGAGGAAGTTATGACTCGTTTTTCTAATTTAAAACTTTGGTATTCATCCGGAGGCTATGATTTTTATGTTAAACCATCATTGGCGAAAAATAAAGGCAGTTAA
- a CDS encoding SpoIIE family protein phosphatase, with protein sequence MYNYEELLALIDRSSRFQEMLEDRIGRINGNLASKEELHPVIASLFEHLRKHHQLPIVSETDCDGVIINVNEEFCRKTKFTKEELIGQNIRIIKSGHIPSNVFQSLWSRISRGGVWMGELKNRAKDFETFWVDIFIAPVLDESGNPIRYWSVAYDVTDQMKQKEENEAKSKDIMESIRYAKRIQKTILPDKNAMDKALENHFTLFKPKDIVSGDFYWFTSTVNKVFVAVVDCTGHGVPGAFMSLIGYNLLNQIVNQQNIHTPAKILNELHVQVRSTLKQDSTESKSRDGMDVCLCAIERYGEDVEFAGAFRPLLWWHENELVEIKGDKFSIGGEQMEEERVFTNHFFEVSQGDIIYMFSDGMTDQFGGPDIKKFSTRRLKDLIVENHHESMHVQRALFNIVWKDWKAEEEQTDDVTMIGIAF encoded by the coding sequence ATGTATAATTACGAAGAATTACTTGCCTTGATAGACCGGTCATCTCGGTTTCAGGAAATGCTTGAAGACCGTATCGGTAGAATCAACGGGAATTTAGCCTCCAAAGAAGAACTACATCCGGTTATAGCTTCTTTATTTGAGCATTTACGTAAGCACCATCAACTGCCAATTGTCTCAGAAACAGATTGTGACGGTGTAATAATCAATGTAAATGAAGAGTTTTGCCGAAAAACTAAATTTACTAAGGAAGAGTTAATTGGCCAAAATATCCGTATTATCAAATCTGGGCATATACCAAGCAATGTGTTTCAGTCCCTTTGGTCAAGGATTAGCCGCGGCGGAGTCTGGATGGGAGAACTCAAAAACCGCGCAAAAGACTTTGAAACTTTTTGGGTAGATATTTTTATCGCTCCGGTGTTAGATGAAAGCGGTAACCCAATTCGGTATTGGAGCGTAGCCTATGACGTTACCGACCAAATGAAACAAAAGGAGGAAAACGAGGCAAAAAGTAAAGACATTATGGAATCTATCCGGTATGCTAAAAGAATCCAGAAAACTATTTTACCGGATAAAAACGCTATGGATAAAGCACTGGAAAACCATTTTACTTTATTCAAACCCAAAGATATTGTTTCAGGAGACTTTTATTGGTTTACTTCAACTGTCAATAAAGTTTTTGTGGCCGTTGTGGATTGCACAGGGCACGGAGTTCCGGGAGCTTTTATGTCCTTAATTGGTTACAATTTACTAAATCAAATTGTAAATCAGCAAAATATTCATACTCCTGCTAAGATTTTAAACGAACTACACGTACAGGTAAGATCTACCTTAAAACAGGATTCAACGGAGTCAAAATCCCGAGATGGGATGGATGTATGCCTTTGTGCTATTGAGCGTTATGGTGAAGATGTAGAGTTTGCCGGAGCTTTTCGCCCCCTACTTTGGTGGCATGAAAACGAACTTGTAGAGATAAAAGGAGATAAATTTTCAATAGGCGGTGAACAAATGGAAGAAGAACGGGTTTTTACTAACCATTTCTTTGAGGTATCGCAAGGAGATATTATCTATATGTTTTCTGACGGAATGACAGACCAATTTGGAGGCCCTGACATAAAAAAGTTCTCTACCAGAAGGCTAAAAGACCTCATCGTTGAAAACCACCATGAATCTATGCACGTCCAACGTGCCTTGTTTAACATCGTTTGGAAAGACTGGAAAGCCGAAGAAGAACAAACTGATGACGTTACTATGATTGGCATCGCTTTCTAA
- a CDS encoding FkbM family methyltransferase, translated as MLKVYQYIFNQIAETPHKKFYQKIWRRFFQILQKILLKISNPIVKTNLYGFPFQVPFSHDLPKNLKKYPNYSFNLLKIALWVNQKYPDTPIIDIGANVGDTAALLRTQLKNAILCIEGNPHFFELLQQNTQIFTGVKPVIQLLGAENTALHSELVIKKGTAQVKNASEKKSSVKMLTTVLQQYPEFLNSKLVKIDTDGFDGYILRGATQWIQDQKPYIFLEFDPYFLGIQQFPVMEIIEIFREKHYKLVSFFDNFGNYLTTVKMNELSEIERLVQRIKGCEGVCYYDLLFMPEDDLVDYPYLR; from the coding sequence ATGCTAAAAGTTTATCAATATATTTTCAACCAGATAGCAGAAACACCCCACAAGAAGTTTTATCAAAAAATCTGGAGGCGCTTTTTTCAAATCCTTCAGAAAATACTCCTTAAAATATCAAACCCAATCGTAAAAACAAACTTATACGGCTTCCCCTTTCAAGTACCATTTTCGCATGACTTACCTAAAAACCTAAAAAAGTATCCGAATTATTCATTTAATTTACTGAAAATAGCATTGTGGGTAAATCAAAAATATCCGGATACTCCGATTATTGATATAGGAGCTAATGTTGGGGATACCGCAGCATTATTACGGACTCAGTTGAAAAACGCCATACTGTGTATTGAGGGGAATCCCCATTTTTTTGAACTTTTGCAGCAAAATACCCAAATCTTTACCGGAGTAAAGCCAGTTATTCAGTTATTGGGGGCAGAAAATACAGCACTTCATTCAGAATTGGTAATTAAAAAAGGAACTGCACAGGTGAAAAATGCTTCAGAAAAAAAGTCTTCTGTAAAAATGCTAACGACCGTTTTGCAGCAATATCCGGAATTTCTGAATTCTAAGTTAGTAAAAATAGATACAGACGGCTTTGATGGCTATATCTTACGCGGTGCAACTCAATGGATACAAGACCAAAAACCATATATATTTTTAGAATTTGACCCGTATTTTTTGGGTATTCAACAATTTCCGGTTATGGAGATAATAGAGATTTTTAGAGAAAAACATTATAAATTAGTTTCATTCTTTGATAATTTCGGTAATTATCTAACCACAGTTAAGATGAATGAGTTAAGCGAAATTGAGCGTTTGGTACAAAGAATCAAAGGATGTGAGGGCGTTTGTTATTATGACTTGTTATTTATGCCGGAAGACGACTTAGTTGATTATCCGTATCTACGCTGA